The proteins below are encoded in one region of Candidatus Binatia bacterium:
- a CDS encoding isochorismatase family protein, which yields MIPVRSLVVTGVLLFSAVLAAQEGPNRPEAKPLTLDSKTTAILVLDLNARCHDAGQVCSKLMPAMGEFLEKARAAAVPIIYSVSASAKGKPLGEVASPLKRKENEPVIYPDGFDKFNGGELQALLKEKGTKTVVVTGASTNSAVLYTATTAARMHRYNVVVPMDGMIAEKKYEQEYTFHQFTVLPSEAHKQFQFTTLSLITFK from the coding sequence ATGATACCCGTGCGTAGTTTAGTCGTCACTGGTGTCCTACTGTTCTCTGCCGTTCTGGCGGCGCAGGAGGGTCCCAACAGGCCCGAGGCGAAGCCGTTGACGCTCGACAGCAAGACGACCGCCATCTTGGTTCTCGATCTGAACGCACGCTGTCACGACGCCGGCCAGGTTTGCTCCAAGCTCATGCCGGCCATGGGGGAATTTCTGGAAAAGGCGAGAGCCGCGGCCGTGCCGATCATCTATTCGGTCTCGGCCTCGGCCAAGGGCAAGCCGCTCGGGGAAGTGGCGTCGCCGCTGAAGCGGAAGGAGAACGAGCCGGTGATCTATCCCGATGGCTTCGATAAGTTCAACGGCGGAGAGCTCCAGGCGCTTCTCAAGGAGAAGGGGACGAAGACCGTCGTCGTCACCGGCGCTTCGACCAACTCGGCGGTTCTTTACACCGCGACGACCGCGGCGCGCATGCACCGCTACAACGTCGTCGTGCCGATGGACGGTATGATCGCCGAGAAAAAATACGAGCAGGAATACACGTTTCACCAATTTACCGTGCTGCCGTCCGAGGCGCACAAGCAGTTTCAGTTTACCACTCTCTCGTTGATCACGTTTAAAT
- a CDS encoding cyclic nucleotide-binding domain-containing protein has protein sequence MVKWRWHKWLTDSEQRRRLQLLAEVPLFAGLNRRHLGRLLVKVFEKEYRAGEIIFREGDPGKALFIVLDGKISIARAADGFEKPLALLGPGAYFGELALIDDQPRFAGARADEDSLLLIMYKSHFDELIEGHKTLVIKVMENLLKTLAGYVRSDHTRGSLRPAKTAAVSIADQTAERTRR, from the coding sequence ATGGTGAAGTGGCGCTGGCACAAATGGCTGACGGACTCGGAACAGCGACGCAGGCTTCAGCTCCTGGCCGAGGTCCCGCTGTTCGCCGGTCTCAACCGGCGGCATCTCGGCAGGCTCCTGGTCAAGGTGTTCGAAAAAGAATACCGCGCCGGCGAGATCATCTTTCGCGAAGGCGACCCGGGCAAAGCGCTCTTCATCGTCCTCGATGGCAAAATATCGATCGCCCGGGCAGCCGACGGCTTTGAAAAACCGCTCGCGCTCCTCGGCCCCGGCGCCTATTTCGGCGAGCTGGCGCTGATCGACGACCAACCGCGCTTTGCCGGCGCCCGCGCGGACGAGGATTCTCTCCTGCTGATCATGTACAAGAGCCACTTCGACGAACTGATCGAAGGCCACAAAACGCTCGTGATCAAAGTCATGGAAAATTTGCTCAAGACCCTCGCGGGCTACGTCCGCTCGGATCACACCCGCGGCTCGCTTCGCCCGGCCAAAACCGCCGCCGTCTCGATCGCCGATCAAACCGCGGAGAGGACGCGCCGTTGA
- a CDS encoding AI-2E family transporter produces the protein MTRGLPAVPAEDSASRRWFPPPPSIVWTVGIALVVLIAYVATDVVVLFILSAGLAYVINPLVKIAEAFAIKREIAVSAIYMMIILALAAAANFLLPKLRSEIDTLASGSPSLTEQLDRAVDNLQRDIIAEVPAVRHFLGEPEARNERLSALLERQTANLPNLLGHMASIAVVVFLIPVFSFFLLRDSRKILRLFMDRLPAVHIETSVAVWCEIDRIIGRYIRGLALDGLVIGTIAGLGLWAFGVNYPLLLGTFSGMANVVPYVGPFLSGTVVALIAMIQFQSFAPLAKVMMLYLGIKFCDLAFIHPMTVGKSVHLHPILLLASILVGGHAFGLIGMVIAVPTVTTLQEVARLLLEHRRDRAGLSRAHRGKNLPLPAYVC, from the coding sequence TTGACTCGAGGTCTGCCCGCCGTGCCCGCGGAAGACTCAGCCTCTAGACGCTGGTTCCCGCCGCCGCCGTCGATCGTCTGGACAGTGGGAATTGCGCTGGTCGTGCTGATCGCCTACGTCGCCACCGACGTCGTGGTGCTCTTTATCCTCTCCGCCGGGCTAGCCTACGTCATCAATCCGCTGGTGAAGATCGCCGAAGCATTCGCAATCAAACGGGAGATCGCGGTCTCCGCCATCTACATGATGATTATCCTCGCGCTCGCCGCCGCGGCCAACTTTCTTCTGCCGAAGCTCCGCTCGGAGATCGACACGCTCGCGTCGGGCTCGCCCTCCTTGACCGAGCAGCTCGACCGGGCGGTCGATAATCTACAACGCGACATCATCGCCGAGGTCCCCGCCGTGCGCCACTTCCTGGGAGAGCCCGAGGCGCGGAACGAACGCCTCAGCGCGTTGCTCGAGCGGCAGACGGCCAACCTGCCCAACCTTCTCGGCCACATGGCGTCGATCGCGGTGGTTGTGTTTCTGATTCCGGTCTTTTCTTTTTTTCTCCTGCGCGACAGCCGAAAGATCCTGCGGTTGTTCATGGACCGCCTGCCGGCGGTCCACATCGAAACCTCGGTCGCCGTCTGGTGCGAGATCGACCGAATCATCGGCCGCTACATCCGCGGCCTGGCGCTCGACGGCCTGGTAATCGGCACCATCGCGGGCCTGGGCCTCTGGGCCTTCGGCGTCAACTACCCCTTGCTTCTCGGCACCTTCTCCGGCATGGCCAACGTCGTTCCCTACGTCGGCCCGTTTTTGAGCGGCACGGTCGTCGCGCTGATCGCGATGATCCAATTCCAGAGCTTCGCGCCGCTGGCGAAAGTCATGATGCTTTACCTCGGCATCAAGTTTTGCGACCTCGCGTTCATCCATCCGATGACGGTCGGCAAAAGCGTCCATCTTCATCCCATCTTGCTCCTGGCCTCCATCCTCGTCGGCGGGCACGCCTTCGGCCTGATCGGCATGGTGATCGCCGTGCCGACGGTCACGACGCTGCAAGAGGTCGCGAGACTCTTGCTGGAACACCGGCGGGACCGCGCCGGCCTGAGCCGAGCTCATCGCGGCAAAAACCTTCCGCTGCCGGCTTACGTCTGCTGA
- a CDS encoding adenylate/guanylate cyclase domain-containing protein: protein MSDKARPVDLAPQCGICGTLLSGPLARVFRLAGIKRSPRNPNICSRCDTHVHEGRLVEMTVVFADLSSFTELTQELGAERTHEVVDAFLKMASAAITKHGGFIDKYIGDAVMALFNVPIRHVDHARRAVAAALELQSGMAAFSERFQMDLKAAVGIASGWARVGRLGSEESKDVTAIGDVVNLAARLESKTNPGEVLVSHDVYEKVAADFPGVAEERLALKGFRDPVGAHRLQARTDLSRAIETPESEPKRSVSWGAVIFGILGAPCAVTTMVSPLAVALGVGTLFGLSGVLTYLDQSPFRIPVLIVAALGALANLYTLWHARQIRREAQGEAIGMTRLEKRRTTVVLGTAVVTLFMVVFEVIAHRILHSGSS from the coding sequence ATGAGCGATAAGGCGCGGCCGGTTGATCTCGCGCCGCAATGCGGCATTTGCGGCACCTTGCTCTCCGGGCCGCTCGCCCGCGTCTTCCGTCTCGCCGGCATCAAGCGCAGCCCGCGCAATCCGAATATCTGCAGCCGCTGCGATACTCACGTCCATGAAGGACGCCTGGTCGAGATGACGGTGGTTTTCGCCGACCTATCCTCGTTCACCGAGCTGACGCAGGAGCTGGGCGCCGAGCGGACGCACGAGGTAGTGGACGCGTTTCTAAAAATGGCGAGCGCCGCGATCACCAAGCACGGCGGCTTCATCGACAAGTACATCGGCGACGCGGTGATGGCGCTCTTCAACGTGCCGATTCGCCACGTCGATCACGCGCGGCGCGCGGTCGCCGCGGCGTTGGAATTGCAGTCGGGCATGGCGGCGTTCAGCGAACGTTTTCAAATGGACCTCAAGGCGGCGGTCGGAATCGCCTCGGGATGGGCGCGCGTCGGACGCCTCGGCTCGGAAGAGAGCAAAGACGTCACGGCGATCGGCGACGTGGTGAACTTGGCGGCTCGGCTGGAAAGCAAAACCAATCCCGGCGAAGTTCTCGTCAGCCACGATGTCTATGAGAAAGTAGCGGCCGATTTTCCCGGCGTCGCGGAGGAACGGCTCGCGCTCAAAGGGTTTCGCGATCCGGTGGGGGCGCATCGCTTGCAGGCGAGGACGGATTTGTCACGCGCCATCGAAACGCCGGAAAGCGAGCCCAAGCGCAGCGTGAGCTGGGGCGCGGTGATCTTCGGCATCCTGGGCGCGCCGTGCGCCGTCACGACTATGGTAAGTCCGCTGGCCGTAGCTCTCGGCGTGGGAACGCTTTTCGGGCTCTCCGGAGTTCTCACCTACCTCGATCAAAGCCCGTTTCGCATTCCAGTGCTTATTGTGGCGGCGCTCGGAGCGCTCGCCAATCTCTATACTCTGTGGCATGCGCGGCAAATTCGCAGAGAGGCTCAAGGGGAAGCGATCGGCATGACGCGGCTGGAGAAACGGCGCACGACCGTCGTGCTGGGAACGGCGGTCGTCACTCTCTTCATGGTCGTCTTCGAAGTCATCGCGCACAGAATTCTGCACTCGGGCTCTTCCTGA